In one Methanobacterium sp. genomic region, the following are encoded:
- a CDS encoding tetratricopeptide repeat protein, whose protein sequence is MPILLFGSRHLGLITGDKTTTIRKIWKTPLSPGDRLHCYWNLVSKEREKLFEAEVTDVEVVKFADLIQNDALAREEGFKNASELESEFRKMYPEHVNDESLYQVIRFFKLPIEEWEGTQINEKAMITKRADIFFDIGKFDKSVICYTAALKIDPNDVYLLNKKGDNLSRLGEFNEALKCYDQALIKEPNNEYIWNNKAIALLNSNKPIDALKASDKAMEINDSNLVVLYWRGFIFEMLEQYDKALECYDQILKLNPDNSEAWNAKGNLLTQIDRAEDALECYDRSLELCLESDPDASTWNRKGNALMELNRFKEALECYNSALSLEPENEVFLSNKGVAFMELNHFEKAMQCFRKVLIINPENDDAQILLDECLDNL, encoded by the coding sequence ATACCAATCTTGTTATTTGGAAGCCGCCACTTGGGTTTAATAACCGGTGACAAAACAACCACCATAAGAAAGATCTGGAAAACCCCATTATCACCAGGGGATCGTCTTCATTGCTACTGGAATTTAGTATCCAAGGAACGGGAAAAGCTTTTTGAAGCAGAAGTGACAGATGTAGAAGTAGTTAAGTTCGCTGATCTGATTCAAAACGATGCGTTGGCCCGTGAAGAAGGTTTTAAAAATGCTTCGGAATTAGAATCTGAGTTCCGGAAGATGTATCCTGAACATGTTAATGATGAATCACTTTATCAAGTGATAAGGTTTTTCAAACTACCTATTGAAGAGTGGGAAGGAACTCAGATCAATGAAAAAGCCATGATCACCAAAAGAGCCGATATTTTTTTTGATATTGGAAAATTTGATAAATCAGTGATATGTTACACTGCAGCCTTAAAAATTGACCCTAATGATGTTTATCTTTTAAATAAAAAAGGAGACAATCTTTCACGATTGGGAGAATTTAATGAAGCTCTAAAATGCTATGATCAAGCCTTAATTAAAGAACCAAATAATGAATATATCTGGAATAACAAAGCAATAGCTCTTTTAAATTCAAATAAACCAATAGATGCACTTAAAGCTAGTGACAAAGCTATGGAAATTAATGATAGCAATTTAGTGGTCTTATATTGGAGAGGTTTTATTTTTGAAATGTTAGAACAGTACGATAAAGCACTGGAATGTTACGATCAAATTTTAAAATTGAATCCAGATAACAGTGAGGCTTGGAATGCCAAAGGAAACCTTTTAACCCAAATTGATCGTGCAGAAGATGCGTTAGAATGTTATGATCGCTCTTTAGAGCTTTGTTTAGAAAGTGATCCTGATGCTTCCACTTGGAATCGAAAAGGAAACGCATTGATGGAGTTAAATCGTTTTAAAGAAGCATTAGAATGTTATAATAGTGCACTTTCTCTCGAACCAGAAAATGAAGTTTTTTTAAGTAATAAAGGCGTTGCGTTCATGGAATTAAACCATTTTGAAAAAGCAATGCAGTGTTTTAGAAAAGTTCTAATTATTAACCCTGAAAATGATGATGCCCAAATTTTGTTAGATGAATGCTTGGATAATCTTTAA
- a CDS encoding DUF5518 domain-containing protein produces MVKWGPVVVGFILALVLGNLFGIYVNEYWGVNLGLFISGFIVGYWVHEGIIGGLWNATVAGSFGSIVLAILLIIGGTIFAGLAGFAAGLTTGITILIASLIVNIVLMGVGGAIGGLLSGKS; encoded by the coding sequence ATGGTGAAATGGGGACCGGTAGTTGTAGGTTTTATTTTAGCTCTAGTTCTTGGCAATTTATTTGGAATATATGTTAATGAATATTGGGGTGTTAACCTTGGATTATTTATATCAGGATTTATAGTTGGATACTGGGTCCATGAAGGCATAATCGGGGGATTGTGGAATGCAACAGTTGCTGGTTCATTTGGATCCATTGTTTTGGCAATATTACTCATAATTGGGGGAACTATTTTTGCTGGGCTTGCTGGTTTTGCAGCAGGTTTAACAACCGGCATAACAATTTTAATTGCTTCATTAATTGTTAACATAGTTTTAATGGGTGTCGGCGGAGCTATTGGAGGTTTATTAAGTGGAAAAAGTTAA
- a CDS encoding DUF1284 domain-containing protein has translation MVKNVENGVGSKPLRIRAHHLLCIQGFQGFGYSKEFTDNMAKITEQILKNPFSFIKIVNGADLICECCPHNNKGICNAESSSPNSVMFLDSLVLQNLKIEEGSIVSASQISLITKNLDGQTVNEICGNCSWRSKCLFFQEKRF, from the coding sequence ATGGTTAAAAACGTCGAAAATGGCGTTGGTTCTAAGCCTTTAAGGATCAGGGCCCACCACCTTCTCTGCATTCAGGGATTCCAGGGATTTGGTTACAGTAAAGAATTCACCGATAACATGGCTAAAATTACTGAACAAATCCTAAAAAACCCTTTTTCTTTTATTAAAATTGTAAATGGTGCTGATTTAATCTGTGAATGTTGTCCTCATAATAATAAAGGGATATGCAATGCTGAGTCATCATCCCCTAATAGTGTTATGTTTTTGGATTCATTAGTACTCCAAAACTTAAAAATTGAAGAAGGATCAATTGTTTCTGCTTCACAGATTTCATTGATTACTAAAAATTTAGATGGGCAGACAGTTAATGAAATATGTGGAAATTGTTCCTGGCGATCAAAATGCCTTTTTTTTCAAGAAAAAAGATTTTAA
- a CDS encoding biotin transporter BioY, whose translation MEISIENYFQKRYSLFAWRSNTSLVNKVFMAFFMACITGIMAQVIIPLPWTPVPITAQTFAVLMAGVVLGRWWGGISLLIYLTIGLLGVPWFAGLTGGYSIFLGSTGGYFIGFVLAALFLGHFTDKYTESRNFHSMLGLISLANFALIYIPGLLGLGLWMYIVEGSFPTVLTLLSMGFLPFVLGDLVKIGGAVALTKAITPKEEY comes from the coding sequence ATGGAAATCAGTATTGAAAATTATTTTCAGAAAAGATACTCGCTTTTCGCATGGCGTTCTAATACTTCACTGGTAAATAAGGTGTTCATGGCCTTTTTCATGGCATGCATAACTGGAATCATGGCACAAGTTATAATACCCTTACCTTGGACTCCTGTACCCATCACTGCTCAAACCTTCGCTGTTTTAATGGCAGGTGTGGTTTTGGGACGTTGGTGGGGTGGAATCAGCCTACTTATTTATTTGACAATAGGTTTATTAGGCGTGCCCTGGTTTGCTGGGTTAACCGGGGGTTACAGCATCTTTTTAGGATCAACTGGCGGATACTTTATTGGCTTTGTTCTAGCTGCACTTTTCTTGGGTCACTTCACTGATAAATACACTGAATCCCGTAACTTCCATTCAATGCTGGGATTAATTTCCCTGGCCAATTTCGCTCTAATTTATATTCCTGGACTTTTAGGATTGGGATTATGGATGTACATAGTTGAAGGAAGCTTTCCTACAGTTTTAACATTATTAAGCATGGGGTTTTTACCATTTGTTTTGGGTGACTTGGTGAAAATAGGCGGAGCAGTTGCTCTTACTAAAGCCATAACTCCTAAAGAAGAATATTAA
- a CDS encoding helix-turn-helix transcriptional regulator: protein MLNRKFFLGFIRIHILYRASKKEIYGVQMIDELKKLGYQVSPGTIYPILHSLEKEGFLKSRKKNVRGKIRKYYKITVNGEKLLQDSRKKIKKLINEVIIQ from the coding sequence ATGTTAAATAGAAAATTCTTCCTGGGATTTATTAGGATTCACATTCTTTATCGTGCAAGTAAAAAAGAAATTTACGGAGTTCAAATGATTGATGAACTTAAAAAATTAGGTTACCAAGTGAGTCCTGGTACAATCTATCCAATTTTACATTCTCTCGAAAAGGAAGGCTTTTTGAAAAGTAGGAAAAAAAATGTTCGTGGAAAAATAAGGAAATATTATAAAATAACCGTCAATGGTGAAAAATTACTACAGGATTCTCGTAAAAAAATCAAAAAACTAATAAATGAAGTAATAATTCAATAA
- a CDS encoding tyrosine-type recombinase/integrase, whose amino-acid sequence MTHYSKGNWKLSHEDPNNFEKLEGKTSNYPNEKNFLEVYDLLEMMEDYLFELEIRNYSHNTIKTYRSIIRNFHNFLKDEKELKNEKQVLRGFKRFIRHLKREKKVSQNYIYLVTVVVKKFFEFGGVHILEEVKTPKRTKSLPKSLNEDEVKTLINALDSYHPMDSDSPSSESLKLRNKLILALLYSSGLRVSELVTLELNHVDIDERTIRIRGKGEKDRIVLFDDATREILVEYIQKRSCDSEYIFVNRRGNHLTPRYVQMMIKDYARVAGIKKKVTPHILRHSFATHLLKNGVDIRAIQQLLGHSNLSTTQIYTSVDMETLKNVYDRAKLV is encoded by the coding sequence ATGACCCATTATTCTAAGGGAAACTGGAAACTATCCCATGAAGATCCAAACAATTTTGAAAAATTGGAAGGTAAGACTTCTAATTACCCCAATGAGAAGAATTTTTTGGAAGTTTATGATCTTCTGGAAATGATGGAAGATTATCTTTTTGAATTGGAAATACGAAACTACTCCCATAATACCATCAAAACATACCGCTCTATAATCAGAAATTTTCACAATTTTTTGAAAGACGAAAAAGAACTAAAAAATGAAAAACAAGTTTTAAGGGGCTTCAAACGTTTCATACGCCATTTAAAGCGTGAAAAAAAAGTGTCACAAAATTATATCTACTTGGTTACAGTCGTGGTAAAAAAATTTTTCGAATTTGGGGGGGTTCACATCCTTGAAGAGGTGAAAACTCCAAAAAGAACCAAATCACTCCCTAAATCTCTTAATGAGGATGAAGTTAAAACCCTCATAAATGCTCTAGATAGTTACCATCCCATGGACTCAGATTCCCCATCATCTGAATCTTTAAAGCTCAGAAATAAACTTATATTGGCCCTCTTATATTCTTCTGGTTTGAGAGTATCTGAATTAGTCACTTTAGAACTTAACCACGTTGATATTGATGAAAGAACCATTCGAATCAGAGGTAAGGGTGAAAAAGACAGAATTGTCCTGTTTGATGATGCTACTCGTGAAATATTGGTAGAATATATTCAAAAACGATCTTGTGACAGTGAATATATTTTTGTCAATCGTAGAGGGAACCATCTTACCCCTCGTTATGTTCAAATGATGATAAAAGACTATGCTAGGGTTGCAGGCATAAAAAAGAAGGTAACTCCTCATATATTACGGCATTCCTTTGCCACACATTTGTTAAAAAATGGTGTGGATATCCGTGCTATTCAACAACTCTTAGGCCACTCTAACCTATCAACAACTCAAATATACACCAGTGTAGATATGGAAACACTCAAGAATGTTTATGATCGTGCTAAATTAGTTTAA
- a CDS encoding DNA primase, which produces MGTKEEISTTKYLIHAQINANGIVEKPDVVGAIFGQTEGLLSNDLDLRELQKTGRIGRIKVNINSKAGRSKGEIVIPSSLDRVETAILAASLETINRVGPCEAYIQVNKVEDVRAVKRRKVVDRAKELYKGMMEEVTPESLKMIEEVKEAMRIHEITDFGHDKLPAGPNVASSDAILVVEGRADVLNLLRYGVKNAIAVEGVSVPKTVAELTKKKTVTAFLDGDRGGDLILKELLQVGELDYVTRAPRGKEVEDLTKDEVMVALRDKIPVEQIYHDMGIKLDKPEKKAADKTPDKIKLLKGILKDVEGSGNAEILDDALNILKEVKVESLYEELKTLQNEGAYAIVFDGVVSQRLIDIAKDKGVKQIVAVRMSEVVKKPSPLKIITGR; this is translated from the coding sequence AGAAGGTCTTCTCAGTAACGATCTGGATTTAAGAGAACTACAAAAAACTGGCCGAATTGGCCGAATTAAAGTTAATATTAACTCAAAAGCAGGCAGATCCAAAGGAGAAATAGTTATCCCGTCCAGTTTGGACCGGGTGGAAACTGCTATTTTAGCTGCATCATTGGAGACCATAAACCGAGTTGGACCATGCGAAGCCTACATCCAAGTTAACAAAGTAGAAGATGTAAGGGCTGTAAAAAGAAGGAAAGTAGTGGACCGTGCTAAGGAACTTTACAAAGGAATGATGGAAGAAGTCACTCCTGAAAGCCTCAAAATGATTGAAGAAGTTAAAGAAGCCATGCGCATACACGAAATCACTGATTTTGGACATGATAAACTCCCAGCCGGTCCTAATGTAGCTTCTTCTGATGCAATACTTGTTGTGGAAGGACGCGCTGATGTTCTAAACTTACTTAGATACGGTGTTAAAAATGCAATAGCAGTTGAAGGAGTTAGCGTACCAAAAACTGTGGCTGAATTAACAAAGAAAAAGACCGTAACTGCATTTTTAGATGGAGATCGTGGCGGGGACCTTATTTTAAAGGAACTTCTCCAAGTAGGGGAACTAGATTATGTAACCAGAGCTCCCCGGGGTAAAGAAGTCGAAGATCTCACCAAAGATGAAGTTATGGTAGCTTTAAGGGATAAAATACCAGTGGAACAAATTTACCATGACATGGGGATAAAACTGGATAAACCTGAGAAAAAAGCAGCAGATAAAACTCCTGACAAGATCAAGTTACTTAAAGGAATACTGAAAGATGTGGAAGGTTCAGGAAACGCAGAAATCCTGGATGATGCTCTTAACATTCTTAAGGAAGTTAAAGTAGAATCCCTTTATGAAGAACTCAAAACTTTACAAAATGAAGGTGCATATGCAATTGTCTTTGATGGTGTTGTAAGTCAAAGGCTAATTGATATTGCCAAAGATAAAGGAGTAAAACAGATTGTTGCTGTTCGAATGAGTGAAGTGGTTAAAAAACCAAGTCCTCTGAAAATTATTACAGGCAGATAA